One part of the Humulus lupulus chromosome 9, drHumLupu1.1, whole genome shotgun sequence genome encodes these proteins:
- the LOC133799840 gene encoding uncharacterized protein LOC133799840, whose product MKVVLTRKRRLGEFETMALNKECSPFMQEKLPPKLKDLGSFTIPCTIGDTYCETTLCHLGARINLMPMNVFKKLGIGEVRPTTITLQLVDKSLSHPDGKIEAVLVRVDKFIFPTDFIVLDYEMDREVPIILGRPILATRRTLIDVQKAKLNHEQEEKLLEVLRKFKKAIGWTIADIGGISPSLCMHKIVLEDSEKCYIEGQRRLNPIMKEVMKKEIIKWLDADIIYPISDSSWVSPVQCVPKKGRITVVKNEENKLIPTRIVTGWRICMD is encoded by the exons ATGAAAGTTGTTCTTACAAGGAAGAGAAGGTTAGGAGAGTTTGAAACAATGGCTCTAAACAAAGAGTGTAGTCCATTTATGCAAGAAAAGTTGCCACCAAAGTTGAAGGATCTTGGGAGTTTCACTATTCCCTGTACTATTGGAGACACTTATTGTGAGACGACTTTATGTCATTTGGGTGCAAGAATTAATTTGATGCCAATGAATGTTTTCAAGAAATTGGGGATTGGAGAAGTCAGGCCTACTACAATTACTCTTCAACTTGTAGATAAATCTCTTTCTCATCCAGATGGAAAAATTGAAGCTGTGTTGGTGAGGGTAGACAAATTCATATTCCCTACTGATTTTATTGTGCTAGACTATGAGATGGATAGAGAGGTGCCCATTATCTTAGGGAGGCCAATTCTTGCGACAAGAAGAACTTTGATAGATGTGCAGAAGG CGAAGTTGAATCATGAACAAGAAGAAAAGTTGCTTGAGGTGTtgagaaagttcaagaaagccaTTGGGTGGACTATTGCAGATATTGGAGGTATTAGTCCTTCTTTGTGTATGCATAAGATCGTGCTTGAAGACAGTGAAAAATGTTATATTGAGGGGCAAAGGAGACTAAATCCTATAATGAAGGAAGTAATGAAGAAAGAAATCATCAAGTGGTTAGATGCTGACATTATTTATCCTATCTCTGACAGTTCATGGGTCAGCCCTGTACAGTGTGTACCTAAGAAGGGTAGGATCACGGtggtgaagaatgaagaaaataagTTGATTCCTACTAGAATTGTGACTGGATGGAGGATTTGCATGGACTAA